A region of Epinephelus fuscoguttatus linkage group LG1, E.fuscoguttatus.final_Chr_v1 DNA encodes the following proteins:
- the LOC125896008 gene encoding protein unc-119 homolog B-like, which translates to MSGAKARSDAPVAENVSGGGHSTAAAPRDRKPGGGVLKRLKSRRSQVDSRPVTEEDLRTQSGHITPEDVLGLRVATRGYLCKPEDNIYNIDFVRFKIRDLETSTVLFEIAKPPHTEDDEENREADGSAGRFVRYQFTPAFLRLRTVGATVEFTVGNRPLNNFRMIERHYFRDHLLKSFDFDFGFCIPNSRNTCEHIYEFPQLSESLVRQMVECPYETRSDSFYFVENRLVMHNKADYAYNGGQ; encoded by the exons ATGAGCGGAGCCAAAGCCCGCAGCGACGCGCCTGTTGCTGAAAATGTCTCCGGCGGCGGGCACAGCACTGCGGCTGCTCCGCGGGACCGCAAGCCCGGCGGAGGGGTTCTGAAGAGGCTCAAGTCCCGGAGGAGCCAGGTGGACAGCAGGCCCGTCACTGAGGAAGACCTGCGGACACAGAGTGGACACATCACGCCGGAGGATGTGCTAGGACTGCGGGTGGCTACGCGAG GGTACCTCTGTAAACCCGAGGACAATATTTATAACATTGACTTTGTACGCTTCAAAATCAGGGACCTGGAAACCAGCACTGTCCTTTTTGAGATTGCCAAACCCCCGCATACAG AGGATGACGAGGAGAACAGAGAGGCAGATGGCAGCGCTGGCCGATTTGTACGCTACCAGTTCACCCCAGCCTTCCTGCGACTGAGGACCGTGGGAGCTAC GGTGGAATTCACAGTCGGAAACCGGCCTTTAAACAACTTCCGCATGATCGAGAGGCACTACTTCCGTGATCACCTGCTGAAGagctttgactttgactttggcTTCTGTATCCCAAACAGCCGTAATACCTGTGAGCACATCTACGAGTTCCCTCAGCTGTCAGAGAGCCTGG TCCGTCAGATGGTGGAGTGTCCTTACGAGACCCGGTCAGACAGCTTCTATTTCGTGGAGAACAGACTGGTCATGCACAACAAGGCAGACTATGCCTATAACGGAGGACAGTGA